A DNA window from Buttiauxella agrestis contains the following coding sequences:
- the pobA gene encoding 4-hydroxybenzoate 3-monooxygenase gives MKTQVVIIGAGPSGLLLGQLLHKAGISNIVLERQTPEHVLGRIRAGVLESGTVDLLREAGVSERMDAEGLVHEGVEFLVDGQRIPVPLKELTGGKTVMVYGQTEVTQDLMDARRATDAVSMYGVSNVQLFDVKSDSPYVTFEKQGETYRIDCDYIAGCDGFHGVSRKAIPAQVTQEYERVYPFGWLGLLSDTPPVNHELIYAHHERGFVLCSQRSLTRSRYYLQVPLSDNVEAWPDERFWDELKQRLPQELAEKLVTGHSLEKSIAPLRSYVVEPMQYGNLFLVGDAAHIVPPTGAKGLNLAASDVNYLYRILKKVYHEGRTDLLETYSPMALRRVWKGERFSWFMTNLLHDFAGMNAFDRKMQQADREYYLKSRAGLTTIAENYVGLVFESVE, from the coding sequence ATGAAAACTCAAGTCGTCATTATTGGTGCTGGCCCGTCGGGTTTGTTGTTAGGGCAATTGCTGCACAAAGCAGGTATCAGCAATATCGTGCTCGAAAGACAAACCCCCGAACATGTTTTAGGGCGTATCCGGGCGGGAGTTCTGGAAAGCGGAACTGTCGATTTGCTGCGGGAAGCGGGCGTCAGCGAGCGAATGGATGCCGAAGGATTGGTTCATGAAGGCGTTGAATTTTTGGTTGATGGCCAGCGAATCCCTGTTCCGCTCAAAGAATTGACGGGCGGAAAGACGGTTATGGTGTATGGCCAGACTGAGGTCACACAAGATTTAATGGATGCGCGGCGGGCAACGGATGCCGTCTCAATGTATGGGGTCAGCAATGTGCAATTGTTTGATGTTAAAAGCGATTCCCCATACGTCACTTTTGAAAAGCAGGGCGAAACTTATCGTATTGATTGTGACTATATTGCGGGCTGCGACGGGTTTCACGGCGTTTCTCGCAAAGCCATTCCTGCACAAGTCACGCAAGAGTACGAACGTGTTTATCCCTTTGGCTGGTTAGGCCTGTTATCTGACACACCTCCTGTGAATCATGAGTTGATTTACGCCCATCATGAGCGCGGGTTTGTTTTGTGTAGTCAGCGCTCACTAACCAGAAGCCGCTACTATTTGCAGGTTCCGCTGAGCGATAACGTGGAAGCGTGGCCCGATGAACGCTTCTGGGATGAGCTAAAGCAGCGTTTGCCACAAGAGTTGGCAGAAAAGTTAGTGACTGGTCACTCACTTGAGAAAAGTATCGCGCCGCTGCGTAGTTACGTGGTCGAGCCGATGCAGTATGGCAACCTGTTCCTGGTGGGAGACGCTGCACATATCGTGCCGCCAACCGGTGCGAAAGGGCTGAATCTGGCGGCGTCCGATGTGAATTATCTGTACCGGATTTTGAAAAAGGTTTATCACGAAGGGCGAACTGACCTGCTGGAAACTTACTCGCCGATGGCGCTACGCCGGGTCTGGAAAGGCGAACGTTTTAGCTGGTTTATGACCAATCTGCTGCATGATTTTGCAGGCATGAACGCGTTTGATCGCAAGATGCAGCAGGCGGACCGGGAGTATTACCTGAAATCACGCGCCGGGCTGACGACGATTGCAGAAAACTATGTTGGGCTTGTTTTCGAATCCGTTGAATAA
- a CDS encoding LuxR C-terminal-related transcriptional regulator: MENNITVNNISSPVMVVVPCVLTAAGIVNKLQTQLKIKGAAKVLKRLDEAYSGILKTPDVVVILNISESTSQLAEEIKFINWCRTVQPLANIIAYTRNHKVSVLNYIAALGVKVIISQYEPTATFSDLVSKSFNSKSMLCSPIVKSILEERITTELTVCEVQVIGQLFLGHNVSQVAHNLGRDIRTVSAHKRHAMEKLGLNCEKDLHVLGCALSGK; this comes from the coding sequence ATGGAAAATAATATCACTGTAAATAATATTTCCAGTCCCGTAATGGTTGTGGTGCCTTGTGTATTAACCGCAGCAGGAATCGTCAATAAGCTACAGACTCAGTTAAAAATAAAGGGAGCAGCTAAGGTTCTCAAACGGCTTGATGAAGCATACTCGGGGATTTTAAAAACACCTGACGTGGTGGTTATTTTAAATATCAGTGAATCAACCAGCCAACTTGCCGAAGAGATAAAGTTTATTAACTGGTGCCGGACGGTACAACCTTTAGCGAACATCATTGCTTACACTCGTAATCATAAAGTCAGCGTACTGAATTATATTGCCGCTTTGGGGGTAAAAGTTATTATTTCCCAATATGAGCCAACCGCGACTTTCTCCGATCTGGTCAGTAAATCTTTTAATTCAAAATCAATGCTGTGTAGCCCGATCGTTAAAAGTATCCTGGAAGAAAGAATTACCACTGAGTTAACGGTGTGCGAAGTTCAGGTCATTGGGCAATTATTCCTTGGACATAATGTTAGCCAGGTGGCTCATAACTTAGGGCGCGATATCAGAACGGTGAGTGCGCACAAAAGACATGCTATGGAAAAACTGGGGCTGAACTGCGAGAAAGATCTTCACGTTTTAGGCTGTGCGTTGTCAGGAAAATAG
- a CDS encoding helix-turn-helix domain-containing protein has translation MSLNTGIPVFKLYGESRIWPAADLLHCESIHSRSSLYEWHIRIHQHADLVQLLYLHKGQVEIDIEGEKHHVAHACLQVVPALCVHGFKFSPGAQGYILSFSAPLMAQFEQQFGRPLQVLAQAACVPVKGSRRQINTLFSTLQNEYEGQGEARDMMLHSLISALLVWLNRQCAPAPGGSSRVERKRSVIHQFNQLVERHYREQLSVTHYATVVGLSSVHLNNLCHEFYGCSALNVLHQRVLLEARRSLLYTSMTISQISEYLGFSDATYFSRFFRRYTGTTPKGFRNHPIHEM, from the coding sequence ATGAGTCTGAACACCGGTATTCCGGTCTTTAAACTTTATGGTGAAAGCCGCATTTGGCCTGCGGCGGATTTGCTGCATTGTGAGTCTATTCACAGTCGCAGCAGTCTATATGAATGGCATATTCGTATTCATCAGCATGCCGATTTGGTTCAGTTGCTGTATCTGCATAAAGGGCAGGTGGAGATAGATATTGAAGGCGAGAAGCATCACGTGGCTCATGCCTGTCTGCAAGTGGTGCCTGCATTATGTGTGCACGGTTTTAAATTTTCACCCGGCGCTCAGGGTTACATTCTTTCGTTTTCAGCGCCCTTGATGGCCCAATTTGAACAGCAGTTTGGCCGACCTTTGCAAGTGTTAGCGCAAGCCGCTTGCGTCCCGGTGAAGGGTTCACGCAGGCAAATTAATACGTTGTTCAGCACATTACAGAATGAGTATGAAGGACAGGGCGAGGCACGAGATATGATGCTTCATTCGCTGATTAGTGCGCTGTTGGTCTGGCTTAATCGCCAGTGCGCTCCCGCGCCTGGCGGCAGTTCGCGTGTTGAACGAAAGCGTTCTGTTATTCATCAGTTTAATCAATTAGTGGAACGCCACTATCGTGAGCAATTATCGGTAACGCATTATGCAACGGTGGTGGGTTTATCGAGCGTTCATCTGAACAACTTGTGCCATGAGTTTTATGGCTGTAGCGCGCTTAACGTTCTGCATCAGCGCGTGTTGCTTGAAGCCAGGCGTAGTTTGCTTTATACCAGCATGACGATAAGCCAGATCTCGGAATATCTTGGATTCAGCGATGCGACTTATTTTTCTCGTTTTTTCCGCCGTTATACCGGGACGACACCAAAAGGTTTTCGCAATCATCCCATTCATGAGATGTAA
- a CDS encoding YbaK/EbsC family protein, which produces MSLQSVRQFFAENAPDIDIIELNQSTATVALAAAAHNVEPGQIAKTLSLKIKDQVVLVVAKGDARLDNKKLKTVFGAKARMLSSDEVVIWTGHPVGGVCPFGLENPLTVYCDISLKQYEEVLPAAGAIHSAVRISPTRLAELTAAHWVDVCQ; this is translated from the coding sequence ATGAGCCTGCAGTCCGTCCGGCAATTTTTTGCTGAAAACGCCCCTGATATCGACATCATAGAACTGAACCAAAGCACTGCCACGGTAGCCCTGGCAGCAGCGGCTCATAATGTTGAACCGGGTCAAATTGCTAAAACATTGTCGTTGAAGATAAAAGATCAGGTCGTGCTGGTTGTCGCGAAAGGTGATGCACGTCTGGATAATAAAAAACTCAAAACCGTATTTGGTGCCAAAGCTCGCATGTTAAGCAGCGACGAAGTGGTTATCTGGACAGGCCACCCTGTAGGCGGCGTTTGCCCGTTTGGTCTGGAGAATCCTTTAACAGTTTATTGTGATATTTCACTGAAACAGTACGAAGAGGTTTTACCCGCGGCCGGGGCAATTCATAGTGCTGTGCGGATTTCCCCGACTCGCCTGGCAGAACTCACCGCCGCACATTGGGTCGATGTTTGCCAATAA
- a CDS encoding helix-turn-helix transcriptional regulator — protein MQESKTRIFLRNPFCRAAIMSKRPLMCEGLQVIMAEKAPQSSLVLLSDYSQLTPEVLLQIDVVVLELDSSLQEIFNECERLNSLQNQYRQVHWIITLPAHLTNIAIERLLTSRTSLLSLHEPMSSIIEHVFNSGGEVERISRLLLQEKAAQSTSAEVVNTNLTFSERRVLRLISKGWQLTQIATLLEKNYKTVSAQKSSALRRLSLKSDAEMYAWMISEQGMQELNLSPQNPVM, from the coding sequence ATGCAGGAAAGCAAAACAAGGATTTTTTTGCGCAATCCATTTTGTCGCGCGGCCATTATGAGTAAGCGGCCATTAATGTGTGAGGGTTTGCAGGTGATTATGGCGGAGAAGGCACCGCAGTCATCACTGGTCTTACTTTCTGATTACTCACAGCTTACACCCGAAGTATTGCTCCAGATTGATGTCGTGGTACTTGAGTTAGACAGTTCGCTGCAAGAAATATTCAATGAATGTGAACGCCTTAATTCACTGCAAAATCAGTATCGACAGGTTCACTGGATTATTACCTTACCCGCCCATTTGACAAATATCGCCATTGAACGCCTGCTGACTTCCAGAACGTCATTACTTTCTTTGCATGAGCCGATGAGCAGTATTATTGAACATGTCTTTAATAGCGGCGGTGAAGTCGAAAGAATTAGCAGGCTGTTATTGCAAGAGAAAGCGGCGCAATCAACCAGTGCGGAAGTGGTCAATACGAATCTGACTTTTTCTGAGCGTCGCGTGTTACGGCTTATCAGCAAAGGTTGGCAATTGACGCAAATTGCGACACTGCTCGAGAAGAATTATAAAACCGTCAGTGCGCAAAAAAGCAGTGCGCTGCGTCGTCTGTCATTGAAAAGTGATGCTGAAATGTATGCGTGGATGATCAGTGAACAGGGTATGCAGGAGCTGAATTTGTCGCCGCAAAACCCGGTAATGTGA